In Zygosaccharomyces rouxii strain CBS732 chromosome D complete sequence, one DNA window encodes the following:
- the SFH5 gene encoding Sfh5p (similar to uniprot|P47008 Saccharomyces cerevisiae YJL145W SFH5 putative phosphatidylinositol transfer protein), giving the protein MAELKFENANERKVFEEVFEELPQLIKTKCKGYDELYGYKLNFKDEDQQVVKKYYDEEIAKHLIFKICKAFQFNKDQVTQRIVDVLNWRREFNPLSAAFLETHNPELEEVGVITQYPEESPNKRVVTWNLYGQLVKRKELFKDADKFIRYRIGLMEKGLRLLQFQSDDNNYMTQVHDYKGVSVFRMDGNIKKCTKQVISIFQQYYPELLWAKYFVNVPAVFSWVYGVVKQFVDEQTMSKFVVLSDGKKLSQYLKSAPSDYGGKQQGLKEQNIQNVRPTEYGLYLLEKQNNEDID; this is encoded by the coding sequence atggCTGAATTGAAGTTTGAGAATGCTAACGAACGGAAGGTGTTTGAGGAAGTTTTCGAAGAGTTACCACAGCTCATTAAAACTAAGTGTAAAGGTTATGATGAGCTATACGGCTACAAATTGAACTTCAAGGATGAAGATCAACAAGTTGTTAAGAAATACtacgatgaagaaattgcaaaaCATTTGATCTTTAAGATCTGTAAGGcctttcaattcaataAGGATCAAGTTACTCAGAGAATTGTGGATGTCTTGAATTGGAGACGAGAATTTAACCCATTGAGCGCAGCCTTCCTCGAAACTCATAACccagaattggaagaagttggTGTGATCACTCAATATCCTGAAGAATCACCCAATAAACGTGTCGTTACTTGGAATCTCTATGGTCAATTGGTCAAAAGAAAGGAATTATTTAAAGATGCTGATAAATTCATTCGTTACAGAATTGGGCTGATGGAAAAAGGTCTTAGACtattacaatttcaaagtgaTGACAACAATTATATGACTCAAGTCCATGATTACAAAGGTGTTTCTGTGTTTAGAATGGATGGTAATATTAAAAAGTGCACAAAACAAGTTATTTCCATCTTCCAACAGTACTATCCAGAATTACTATGGGCCAAATATTTCGTCAATGTACCAGCTGTATTTAGCTGGGTGTATGGTGTGGTAAAGCAGTTTGTCGATGAACAGACTATGAGTAAATTTGTTGTTTTAAGTGATGGTAAGAAATTAAGCcaatatttgaaatctgCCCCCAGTGATTATGGTGGTAAGCAACAAGGATTGAAAGAACAGAATATCCAAAACGTAAGACCTACGGAATATGGATTGTATCTGTTAGAAAAGCAGAACAACGAAGATATCGATTAA
- the BIO2 gene encoding biotin synthase (highly similar to uniprot|P32451 Saccharomyces cerevisiae YGR286C BIO2 Biotin synthase catalyzes the conversion of dethiobiotin to biotin which is the last step of the biotin biosynthesis pathway complements E. coli bioB mutant), protein MSCLKVLRGFSTSVRQWRAATIDTLEYALSLQEPQHHWTKEQLATIYHTPLLELVHQAQRQHRKWQDANKVQLCTLMNIKEGGCSEDCKYCSQSTRHDTGVQASKMVKYDDVIKEAQEAKRNGSTRFCMGAAWRDMQGRKSALGRISQMVSAVNEMGMETCVTLGMLDELQARQLKKAGLTAYNHNVDTSREHYSKIISTRSYDDRLKTIKNVQDSGIKACCGGILGLGETEEDHIGFLHTLANMTPHPESLPINRLVPISGTAIMEDLNKPDAKKLKFDEILRTIATARIVMPQSIIRLAAGRYTMKDNEQFLCFLAGCNSIFTGKRMLTTMCNGWDEDKALLEKWGLEPMEAFQYDALEQRRKDQKEI, encoded by the coding sequence aTGAGTTGTTTGAAGGTCTTGCGTGGGTTCTCTACTTCTGTTAGACAATGGAGGGCAGCAACCATTGATACCCTTGAGTACGCTCTTTCTTTGCAGGAGCCTCAGCACCATTGGACAAAGGAACAGTTAGCAACTATCTACCATACTCCTCTTTTAGAATTGGTTCATCAAGCTCAGAGACAACATCGTAAGTGGCAGGATGCTAACAAAGTACAATTGTGTACATTGATGAACATCAAGGAAGGTGGCTGTTCAGAAGATTGCAAGTACTGTTCTCAATCCACTAGACACGATACCGGTGTCCAAGCTAgcaagatggtaaaatatGATGATGTCATTAAAGAAGCGCAGGAAGCCAAGAGGAATGGATCTACTAGATTTTGCATGGGGGCGGCATGGAGAGATATGCAAGGTAGAAAATCTGCTTTGGGTAGAATTTCACAGATGGTTAGTGCTGTCAATGAGATGGGGATGGAGACCTGTGTTACTTTGGGTATGCTTGATGAATTACAGGCAAgacaattgaaaaaggcAGGGTTGACTGCTTACAATCACAACGTGGATACCTCTAGAGAACACTATTCTAAAATCATCAGCACTAGATCCTATGATGATAGATTAAAAACTATCAAGAATGTACAAGACTCAGGAATTAAAGCATGTTGCGGCGGTATATTGGGTCTTGGTGAAACTGAAGAAGATCACATTGGATTTTTACATACTTTGGCAAACATGACACCACATCCAGAATCTTTACCTATTAACAGATTGGTCCCCATTTCAGGAACTGCAATCATGGAGGATTTAAACAAACCCGATGCtaagaaattaaaatttgatgaaattctaAGGACAATTGCTACCGCAAGAATTGTTATGCCACAATCAATCATTAGATTAGCGGCAGGTCGCTATACCATGAAAGATAATGAGCAATTTTTATGCTTTTTAGCGGGCTGTAATAGTATTTTTACCGGTAAGAGGATGTTGACCACAATGTGTAACGGTTGGGATGAAGATAAGGCActattggaaaaatggGGTTTAGAACCAATGGAAGCATTTCAATACGATGCCCTTGAACAAAGACGTAAAgatcaaaaagaaatctaa
- a CDS encoding uncharacterized protein (no similarity) — MLHIITHLLLCTVATAWPIGRKQQLPQQTAPYARIQTLQGRIIDSDSSQLVKSLYEHVLTFNAAPSGTLHQSLDDLSQAIELNLATAAILNTTSSSVATLEYFTRLQIAAQEINSHSLFVKNRFSPSYWALEVPFQFTFKSTIAYRCWQLNNLQNHAIHNYNGSLLLQETFDKVRDITILLEASVYMLSQLKTLGFQQLYQTCQPILTNFFQPLLQKPLSQENLHSLQDQLNSLAENDLSRHRYSELALASFLVILLASSTISLIPLMCKQHSDRLMLTRCILYLVGMTWFHMMVFFLYFCKLRRDFEM, encoded by the coding sequence ATGCTCCATATAATTACACATTTACTTCTCTGTACCGTTGCTACAGCTTGGCCCATTGGTAGAAAACAACAACTTCCGCAACAGACTGCACCCTATGCAAGAATTCAAACTCTACAAGGTCGTATAATCGATTCTGATTCATCTCAGCTGGTCAAATCTCTCTACGAACACGTCCTAACCTTCAATGCAGCTCCATCAGGTACTTTACACCAATCTCTAGATGACCTTTCACAGGCCATTGAATTAAATTTAGCGACAGCGGCCATCCTAAACACTACTTCCTCGAGCGTTGCGACCTTAGAATACTTCACAAGACTACAAATAGCTGCGCAGGAGATTAATTCACATTCtctttttgtaaagaaccgcttttcaccttcatatTGGGCATTAGAAGTTCCCTTCCAGTTTACCTTCAAATCTACAATAGCATACCGCTGCTggcaattgaacaatttacAGAATCATGCTATACATAACTACAATGGGTCTTTACTACTACAAGAGACATTTGACAAAGTACGAGATATTACCATTTTACTAGAGGCCTCGGTCTATATGTTATCTCAATTGAAAACATTGGGGTTCCAGCAGTTGTACCAGACATGCCAACCGATcttaaccaatttcttccaacCTCTACTGCAAAAACCCCTTTCACAAGAAAATCTGCACTCTTTACAAGATCAACTCAATTCCCTAGCAGAAAATGATCTGTCAAGACATCGATATTCGGAGTTGGCATTGGCATCATTTCTAGTGATACTATTAGCTTCATCCACAATATCGTTGATACCGCTTATGTGTAAGCAACACAGTGATCGATTAATGCTGACTAGATGCATTCTCTACCTAGTGGGCATGACTTGGTTCCACATGatggttttctttttgtatttttgCAAATTGCGCAGGGACTTTGAGATGTAG